CACCGCATGTTATTTTTTTTCTGTTTGATGTTTTTAACGGGTGAGATGCGGTGTTTTTAACGTGTTGTTTGTCAGTTTTTAATTAGAGGTGTTTGTTGCTTGTAACCTTTAAATCGATTCGTTTCGATTACACTTCGTGATGTTTTTTATAGTTAGGTCTTGTAAGTATGAAAATTTGAACTACCTTTGCACTCGCAATCAGGATAAGGGGTTGTACCGCAAAATGGTCCATTCGTCTAGGGGTTAGGACGCAAGATTTTCATTCTTGTAACAGGGGTTCGATTCCCCTATGGACTACAAAGACTACTGAGAAGTAGCCTTTTTTATTTAGTGAAATTAGATGTTAATTTTATTAAGTAAAGTGCGCAGAATTAATTGCGAAAAGTTGTTTTTGCAAATGTATGATCTTTGCACTTGCAATCCGAATAGTTGATTGCACCACAAGATGGTCCATTCGTCTAGGGGTTAGGACGCAAGATTTTCATTCTTGTAACAGGGGTTCGATTCCCCTATGGACTACAAAGGCTACCAAGCGGTAGCCTTTTTTATTTTCAATTTGTTTGGTAAAAATTGAAAGTTTACTAACTTTAATTTCTAACCTAAAAAAGTAAGTAATATGCGGGTAATTGAACCTTCAGAACTATTGATTAAAGATGATGGAAGTATTTACCATTTACACCTCCGTCCAGAACAACTTGCCGATGTTGTTATACTAGTAGGCGATCCTGGCCGAGTTGAGACTGTAGCCTCGTTTTTTGGTGAGATTGAATGTAAAGTCTCAAATAGAGAGTTTTATACCATTACAGGTAAGTACAATAACAAGAGAGTATCTGTAGTATCAACAGGTATTGGTACGGATAATATTGATATTGTAGTTAATGAACTTGATGCGCTGGTAAACATAGACTTCGCAACACGTACCATTAAACCAGAACATAAAAAGTTGACCTTGGTGAGACTAGGTACTTCGGGAGCTATTCAAGGGGATATTCCGTTGGGAGCCCATTTGTTATCGGCTATTTCTGTTGGTTTTGATGGGCTTTTGAACTTTTATGGCAATCGAGATTCGGTTTGTGAACTGGAACTTGAAGATGAATTTAAGCACCATGTTGGCTGGAACCCTAAACTTACAAGTCCCTATTTTGTTTCGTCTTCTAAAGAACTTTTAGACCTCTTTGCTGGTTTTACCATAGCAGGAACAACCATTTCGGCTCCTGGATTTTATGGTCCTCAAGGAAGGGTGCTTCGTTTGCCTCTTGCTGATCCGAATATCAACGAAAAAATAGAATCTTTCGAGCATAACGGAGTCAAAATAACAAATTTCGAAATGGAAAGCTCTGCGCTTGCAGGATTGGCTAAGTTGTTGGGACATGATGCTACTACAATTTGTACTATCATTGCCAATAGAGTAAATAAAACAGCTCTTGCCAATTATTCTCAGGCCGTAAACGAGATGATTGAAAAAACTCTTAAGTGCTTGCTACCGTAAAATTTATGGTGAACGAGGAAGTAAAAGCGTTAATTGCTCTTATAGATGATCCCTCTCCGGATGTTTTCGAAGCGGTATCCCAGCGCTTGTTCGAATTGGGTCGAGATGCAATCCCTAGTCTCGAAGAATTCTGGGCGCATTCGGCTACAGAACGGCAACAACGGCTTATCGAAAACGTACTTCAGCGCATAAACGACAATTTGATGGGCGATGAGGTACAACGATGGGTTGATAGTAGATGCTCAAACATTATAGAGGGGGCTCATTTGGTCGCTCTGCTGCTTTTCCCTGAACTGCAGTTGGCTGACTTGAAGGATCAGGTTGAACAAATGTCGAAAGAGGTTTGGCTTGGGATTAGCAGCAATCTTACGGCTTTCGAAAAGGTGAAGGTTATCAACCATGTACTTTACGAGAAATATCATTTTTCGCCAGATCCATTAAATCTTTTTGCGCCACACTACTTTGCTTTAAACCATGTTATTCTTACCCAGAAGGGCAATCCACTAAGTTTGTCGCTGCTGTATATGGCTGTAGGACAACAACTGGGAATGCCTATTTACGGGATAAGCTTACCTCGTAACTTTATTTTGGCGTATAAAGACCCTTATCATGGAGATGATGAGGGTCTTCCTGTTTCTCAACGAGTGCTCTTTTACATAAACCCGTTTAATAGAGGGAGCGTTCTAAGCAAAAAGGAAATAGACTACTATTTGAATCAGATTAAGGAGGCACCTCAAGAATCATATTACTTGCCCTGCGACAATAGAACATCTATAGTTAAAATTCTAGAGAATTTGAAGCTGGTTTATGAACAAGCGAAAAATGATGTGCAGGTGCATCGAATTGAGATGATACTTAATAAGCTTGCTTAATCAAATTTGATTCTTAGTTGAGAGTTTTTATTGAATATTTTGGTTTGCTCTTTTTCTAGCATGCTAATAATTACATTTTTACATCTACCGCAACCCGTGGATGCCTTGGTTTTAATTTGAATGTCAGTAATTGATTGGGCTCCATTTTTAATGGCGGAAAGAATCTCTTTTTTTGTTACTCCTTTACAGCTGCAAATAATCATAGAATAAAGTTAACTGAAGGTGAAATAATTTGCGAATTAAGTAAAAAGGCGTAACTTTGCGACCTATTTTAACAAAACAATAAAACAACGTCGTATGTTAAATCAGTACGAAACCGTTTTCATCCTAACTCCCGTTTTATCTGACACCCAGGTAAAGGAAACGGTAACCAAGTTTAAAAACGTGATCGCTGAAAATGGTGGCGAGATCGTTTACGAAGAAGATTGGGGCCTTAAGAAATTAGCTTACCCTATCAACAAGAAAACTACAGGTTTTTACTACCTTATTGAGTTTAAGGCCAATGGCGAAACCATTGATAAGTTAGAAACTCAGTATCGTCGTGACGAGCGCGTAATTCGCTTCTTAACTTTCAAATTGGATAAGTTTGCTGCTGAATACGCTATTAAGAGAAGAAGTAATAAATCTGTAGAAAAAAAAGTGGAGGAATAAGCCATGGCTCAAGGACAAAGCGAAATCAGATATCTTAACCCACCTACAGTAGACGTTAAGAAGAAGAAGTACTGCCGTTTCAAAAAGAATGGCATTAAGTATGTAGACTATAAGGATCCAGAATTCCTTAAGAAATTCTTGAACGAGCAAGGTCGAATTCTTCCTCGCCGTATCACTGGAACTTCTCTTAAATTCCAACGTAGAGTTGCTCAAGCAGTTAAAAGAGCACGTCATCTTGCGCTGCTTCCATTTGTAACCGACATGTTGAAGTAAAAACCAGGAGGATTAGAAGAAATGGAAATCATACTAAAGCAAGATGTAGAGAACCTTGGTCACAAGGATGATGTAGTAGTGGTTCGTGATGGTTATGCTAATAACTTCCTTATTCCTACTGGTCAAGCAATCGTTGCCACTCCTTCTGCAAAGAAGATGCACGCTGAAAACCTTAAGCAACGTGCTCACAAAGAGGCTAAGATTAAGAACGATGCTATTGAATTAGGTAAGAAAATCGAGGAGCTAACCCTTACTATTGGCGCTAAGGTTTCTAATACTGGTAAGATCTTTGGATCTGTTAATAACATACAGATTGCAGAAGCTCTTGAAGCCGAAGGTTTCAGCATCGATCGTAAGATGATTGCTGTTAGCGATGTTAAGGAGGTTGGCACTTATACTGCTGATGTTAAGCTTCATCGCGAAGTGAAAGTTAAAGTAAACTTTACTGTTGTTGCTGAATAAGCAAAACGTGAAAATATGGAAAGGCCACCGCATTGCGGTGGCCTTTTTTATTTTTGTTCTAGCCAATAACCTATTTATTCGGTAAATTTATAGGCTATGATATCTATTTGTAAGTTTGTATGAAAGAAGAAGTAAATCAGCCGCTTAATTTAGCATTCGAGTACGTTAACTTCACAAGTAAAAATATTTTCCTGACAGGTAAGGCTGGTACAGGTAAAACAACTTTTCTTCATGACTTGAAAAAAGAATCTGTGAAGCGCATGATTGTGGTTGCACCTACGGGCGTTGCGGCAATAAACGCTGGTGGAGTTACAATTCATTCTTTCTTTCAATTGGCATTTGGTCCTCATATTCCAAAAGATTCAGAGGTTGATAGAGGAATTGAAATACCTGTTCTGGCTGATAATTTACCTTCATATCAAAAATTTAGCAAGGAGAAGATCAACATCATTCGTAGCCTTGATTTGCTGGTTATTGATGAAATAAGCATGGTTCGATCAGATTTGCTGGATGGAATTGATGAGGTTTTACGTCGCTACCGAAACCGCTACAAGCCGTTTGGAGGTGTACAACTTTTAATGATTGGTGATCTGCAGCAGCTCTCTCCTGTGGTAAAAGAAGATGAATGGTCGTTGCTTAATAAGTACTACGAGACGCCATTCTTTTTTAGTAGTCGTGCGCTTAGGCAAACAGAGCTTGTCTCGATAGAACTAAAGCACATTTATAGGCAGAGTGATGCTATATTTATTGATATTCTTAATAAGGTACGCGAGAACCATATTGATGAAGCAGCTCTTACCGAACTGAATAAACGATATATCCCGAACTTGGAAAGGAGAGATGGCGATGACTACATAACACTTACAACTCATAATAGTCAAGCTCATTCCATCAATGATGCTCAGCTGTCTAAAATTGGAAAGGAGAGTTTTAAGTATAGGGCTACGATAACAGGTAATTTCCCGGAATATTCCTATCCTACAGAGCAGGAACTTGAACTTAAAGTTGGTGCTCAGGTAATGTTTGTAAAGAACGACTCCTCGCCAGAAAAACTATTTTATAATGGTAAAATTGGGGTTGTTTCTGATATTGATGATGATGGAATTTGGGTGCAATGCTCAGATGATGATAGTCCTATAAACGTATTACTTGCCCGTTGGGATAATACGAAGTATTGTCTAGATCCGGCAACAGATGCGATAGTAGAAGAGGTTGTGGGTAGTTTCGAGCAGTATCCGTTGAAACTTGCATGGGCAATTACTATCCATAAAAGCCAAGGCTTGACTTTTGAAAAGGTTGTCGTTGATGCAAAGGCGGCATTTGCCAGTGGACAGGTGTACGTTGCTCTTAGCCGCTGTAAAACGTTGGAAGGTTTGGTACTTAGTTCTCCAATTTCATCTAATAACATTAAAACCGACTCTGTTGTTAAGTCTTTCTCCCAAAAGGTGGAAAAGAATGTACCAACGCTTCTGCATCTTGAGCAGGGTAAACGAGACTATCAAAAACAGCTGCTGCTAGAGTTATTTATGTTTGATTCCATTATTCGTTCGCTAAACTATTGTCGAAAGTTGTCAACTGAGCATTCCGATGCAATAAATGAAGTGCTTAGGACATCGATTCTTGGTATTATTAGTAGGTTTAAAGGTGAGGTGCTAGATGTATCTGATAAATTTAGAAATCAGCTGGTCTCTTTAGTTGCGCAAAATGAGGGTGATGTAGAAAATAATGATGTAATTAAGGAAAGAGTAAATAAGGGGTGTGCTTACTTTGCTGAAAAGATAAATGAAATTGCTTTAAAAGGAATCGAAAGTTTGTCTATTGATATCGACAATAAGGCGGTGAATAAGTCCTTTACCGATTCGATACGTAGGGTAGAGGATGAAATAAGAATAAAGTTGCAATGTTTAGGGGCTTTACAATCGGGGTTTAAAGTAAAAATCTACTTAGAGTCTCGTGCAAAGGCGTCAATAGATAAAGGAGTCGGAAAGGTTGAACGAAAAAAGACAGAATCGAAATTGCTTGCGAATGTTGTCAATCCGGAACTTTATCTTGCACTTAAATCGTGGCGCGAAAGTAAAGCAGAGGAACTCGATGTGCCTATTTATATGGTTTTTCCGCAAAAGACCCTTTACGACCTGCTTCTTAAGTTGCCGACAAAAATGGCTGATCTAAAAAGCATAAAGGGATTTGGAGATAAAAGACTTAAGCAATTTGGGCCTGAAATAATTGATATCATTGCCGACTATTGTGAGGATAATGGGTTGGCATACGAGAAATCGTATCAAATTGAATATTCAGAAAGGAAGGAGAAAAAGCAAAAAACTGCTGAAAAGGTCGATACAAAGAAGGTTTCTCTTGACCTTTTTAAGGAAGGCTTGACAATAGAGCGGATTGCGAGTGAAAGAGGTTTGGCTGTGTCAACAGTAGAAGGGCATCTCTCTCATTTTTTAGTTGCTGGAGAATTAGATATTTATCAAATTATAAACTCTAACAAAGTAGATAAGATTGTTGACTACTTTGAAAACCAAGCAGATCAAGGTCTCTTAGATGCAAAGATTGCGCTAGGGGATGATTGCTCTTATGGCGAGATACGAATGGTAAAAGCGTACCTTAGAAGTAAATATAATCTGTAGTAAAATAAAAAAGGCGCAAAAAGCGCCTTTTACTATAATTTTAGTTTTCTTAATTCTTTGAGGTTGAGGGATCAGGCATTACTCGCTTTGCTTTAATAAAGCGCTTTTTAAAGTAAGCAGACTTCGTAATATCTTCAACTACTACACCTCGAGAAGTAGAGGAATGGACCATAAGCACGCTACTGTCATTGGCTTGAACCACCATTCCAACATGTCCAACACCGCTTCTTCTTCCTCTGCCCTTAAAGAAAACAAGATCGCCTGGTTTTAAGGAACCTTTTTCTACTGATTCTCCAACTTTTGCCATCGCAGAACTACTTCGAGGAAGTTCTAACCCTTTTGATTTAAAAAGATGGCCTACGAATCCAGAACAATCAAATCCGGAAGAGGTTGATCCGCTATAGCGGTAAGGCGTTCCTAGGTACTGTTTAGAAAACGAAATAAGCCCTTCGACAACTGTGTCTGCAACATTAGTTAGCGCCTTTTCAAGGATGAACTTTTCCTTCTTTATAGCAGTAGAGTCGGCCTTACGAACTACATGTCGCTTATGCACACGTCTTGCTGAAGAATCAATAGATAGCAACAGCAAAAAAGCAACAGTCAGCGTTATTATAGTTGTTTTCGACATAAAACTAATTACTCTCGTTTTCTGCAAAAATAGAAGATTATTTTAGATAATCTAATTTTATCGAATATTTGCGATGCTACCATTTCAAATATGATTGCTACATTTGATGGCTCAAATGCTGAGATTAAGGCGTTTATACGAGGTGTTAATAAAATGTTAAACGTTTATGGCAGAGGATATTTTGATATCAGATAATGCAACAAAAGAGGAGAGCTACAAGGAACTTTTACCTCAAATAGAGGCTCTTGTTAGTTATGAGCAGGATCTTACAGCAAATCTTGCAAATATTGCCGCAGCCCTTAAGTTTGGCCTTAACTTTTTTTGGGTGGGGTTTTACAGGGTTGCTGATGGAGAACTTGTTTTAGGCCCTTTTCAGGGACCTGTTGCTTGTACTCGCATTGCTTATAATAAGGGCGTTTGCGGAGTTGCTTATGCGCAAAAGAAGACGATAGTGGTAGAGGATGTAGACAAATTTCCTGGACATATAGCTTGTAGCTCGCTATCTAAATCGGAAATTGTAGTGCCAATAATTAAAGGTGGGGAGGTGGCTCTTATTCTCGATATTGACAGTGAGTATCTTTCATCGTTCGATGAGATTGATGAAAGATACCTTAATGAGTTGGCCAAAATTATCAAGGAAAAGCTGTAGGCCTTGCCTGTTAGGAAATATTTATACTGTAATCGGAGTTATTCTCTTTAAACCCCATTTTTAAAAGGTATTTTTTGTGGGCAGAGGTGTGAGCTTTTGCCCATACTTTTTCGATGCCAAGGTCTTTAAGCGTTGATGATTTTGTAAACAGAAATTTTCCTGGCTTGTAATCTCTATTTTGAGGAGACGTATAGTCTACAATAATCTCAAGTTCGTTATCTTTTTTGTTGCCTGCAACCACTCCAATTACCTCCATATTCCGCACTTGTAGCGCTACAATATTGCAGTTTTCTAGCATGTTATTGTATTTCGGGAAAATAGAGGCAATATCTTTAGAGTGTTTTGATAGAAAAAGATCTAGAATTTTCTCTTTTGAATCGACAAGAAGAACCTTAAAAGCACTGGAAGATTTATAGATATGGATAAGATAGTAAGCATCAATAATGATGATTAAACTGTTGAAAAAGCCAACAGGAAGGGCTCCAATTAGGAAGCCGTATGCGGCAAAAAGAGTAGATCCAGCCAGATTAAGCCATCGGAGTTTTAGTGGTGCGCTCATTAGGAGTGATGTGGCAGTAACGAGTGATGCCAAATAGCCGAGCCATGTTAGTAATTCTATATTCTGCATGTTTTAAAAATTTTAAAAAGGCAACAAATATAGATATTATACCTAACTATTGCGGCATTTGTTGTTTTTTTCTTTTAGGGCTGTTTGATTTCTCCCATGAAGGTTATGCTCTCTCGGTCTATAGACACAACATTCAGAGAGGCATAGCCATTTTTTGAAATGGAAAGATATAACTCAAATCTCGATTTAGTATCTTTGGTTTTGATTGTAATTAACCAACCTCCATGTTTTGTCTGCTTTTTAGTGTAGCTAAATTGTGTGCTTGTAAACATTATTCCTGCTTCTTCAGAAGATAATGGAGCCGTATATGCTCTGCCAAAAAATGGAAGGTAGGCAATGATCGTGTCTTTGGTTACTTTAAGATCGTAGTTAGGGGTAAGATTGCGAACCTGCCCTCTTGTGGGCGAAACAATATTAGCAATAAATGTAAAGCGAGGTGCTTC
This window of the Acetobacteroides hydrogenigenes genome carries:
- a CDS encoding (2Fe-2S)-binding protein; the protein is MIICSCKGVTKKEILSAIKNGAQSITDIQIKTKASTGCGRCKNVIISMLEKEQTKIFNKNSQLRIKFD
- a CDS encoding transglutaminase-like domain-containing protein; the encoded protein is MNEEVKALIALIDDPSPDVFEAVSQRLFELGRDAIPSLEEFWAHSATERQQRLIENVLQRINDNLMGDEVQRWVDSRCSNIIEGAHLVALLLFPELQLADLKDQVEQMSKEVWLGISSNLTAFEKVKVINHVLYEKYHFSPDPLNLFAPHYFALNHVILTQKGNPLSLSLLYMAVGQQLGMPIYGISLPRNFILAYKDPYHGDDEGLPVSQRVLFYINPFNRGSVLSKKEIDYYLNQIKEAPQESYYLPCDNRTSIVKILENLKLVYEQAKNDVQVHRIEMILNKLA
- a CDS encoding nucleoside phosphorylase; its protein translation is MRVIEPSELLIKDDGSIYHLHLRPEQLADVVILVGDPGRVETVASFFGEIECKVSNREFYTITGKYNNKRVSVVSTGIGTDNIDIVVNELDALVNIDFATRTIKPEHKKLTLVRLGTSGAIQGDIPLGAHLLSAISVGFDGLLNFYGNRDSVCELELEDEFKHHVGWNPKLTSPYFVSSSKELLDLFAGFTIAGTTISAPGFYGPQGRVLRLPLADPNINEKIESFEHNGVKITNFEMESSALAGLAKLLGHDATTICTIIANRVNKTALANYSQAVNEMIEKTLKCLLP
- a CDS encoding helix-turn-helix domain-containing protein yields the protein MKEEVNQPLNLAFEYVNFTSKNIFLTGKAGTGKTTFLHDLKKESVKRMIVVAPTGVAAINAGGVTIHSFFQLAFGPHIPKDSEVDRGIEIPVLADNLPSYQKFSKEKINIIRSLDLLVIDEISMVRSDLLDGIDEVLRRYRNRYKPFGGVQLLMIGDLQQLSPVVKEDEWSLLNKYYETPFFFSSRALRQTELVSIELKHIYRQSDAIFIDILNKVRENHIDEAALTELNKRYIPNLERRDGDDYITLTTHNSQAHSINDAQLSKIGKESFKYRATITGNFPEYSYPTEQELELKVGAQVMFVKNDSSPEKLFYNGKIGVVSDIDDDGIWVQCSDDDSPINVLLARWDNTKYCLDPATDAIVEEVVGSFEQYPLKLAWAITIHKSQGLTFEKVVVDAKAAFASGQVYVALSRCKTLEGLVLSSPISSNNIKTDSVVKSFSQKVEKNVPTLLHLEQGKRDYQKQLLLELFMFDSIIRSLNYCRKLSTEHSDAINEVLRTSILGIISRFKGEVLDVSDKFRNQLVSLVAQNEGDVENNDVIKERVNKGCAYFAEKINEIALKGIESLSIDIDNKAVNKSFTDSIRRVEDEIRIKLQCLGALQSGFKVKIYLESRAKASIDKGVGKVERKKTESKLLANVVNPELYLALKSWRESKAEELDVPIYMVFPQKTLYDLLLKLPTKMADLKSIKGFGDKRLKQFGPEIIDIIADYCEDNGLAYEKSYQIEYSERKEKKQKTAEKVDTKKVSLDLFKEGLTIERIASERGLAVSTVEGHLSHFLVAGELDIYQIINSNKVDKIVDYFENQADQGLLDAKIALGDDCSYGEIRMVKAYLRSKYNL
- the rplI gene encoding 50S ribosomal protein L9, which codes for MEIILKQDVENLGHKDDVVVVRDGYANNFLIPTGQAIVATPSAKKMHAENLKQRAHKEAKIKNDAIELGKKIEELTLTIGAKVSNTGKIFGSVNNIQIAEALEAEGFSIDRKMIAVSDVKEVGTYTADVKLHREVKVKVNFTVVAE
- the rpsF gene encoding 30S ribosomal protein S6 gives rise to the protein MLNQYETVFILTPVLSDTQVKETVTKFKNVIAENGGEIVYEEDWGLKKLAYPINKKTTGFYYLIEFKANGETIDKLETQYRRDERVIRFLTFKLDKFAAEYAIKRRSNKSVEKKVEE
- a CDS encoding GAF domain-containing protein, coding for MAEDILISDNATKEESYKELLPQIEALVSYEQDLTANLANIAAALKFGLNFFWVGFYRVADGELVLGPFQGPVACTRIAYNKGVCGVAYAQKKTIVVEDVDKFPGHIACSSLSKSEIVVPIIKGGEVALILDIDSEYLSSFDEIDERYLNELAKIIKEKL
- the rpsR gene encoding 30S ribosomal protein S18 → MAQGQSEIRYLNPPTVDVKKKKYCRFKKNGIKYVDYKDPEFLKKFLNEQGRILPRRITGTSLKFQRRVAQAVKRARHLALLPFVTDMLK
- a CDS encoding C40 family peptidase gives rise to the protein MHKRHVVRKADSTAIKKEKFILEKALTNVADTVVEGLISFSKQYLGTPYRYSGSTSSGFDCSGFVGHLFKSKGLELPRSSSAMAKVGESVEKGSLKPGDLVFFKGRGRRSGVGHVGMVVQANDSSVLMVHSSTSRGVVVEDITKSAYFKKRFIKAKRVMPDPSTSKN
- a CDS encoding DUF4251 domain-containing protein encodes the protein MKKGVFIFNLVLASTLLVAASNSNKNTLFTSIQKTDSLETAIEAPRFTFIANIVSPTRGQVRNLTPNYDLKVTKDTIIAYLPFFGRAYTAPLSSEEAGIMFTSTQFSYTKKQTKHGGWLITIKTKDTKSRFELYLSISKNGYASLNVVSIDRESITFMGEIKQP